The Gemella haemolysans genome includes a region encoding these proteins:
- a CDS encoding alpha-ketoacid dehydrogenase subunit beta, whose protein sequence is MSEKTIAQAVTEALDYKLKTDEKTLIFGEDVGVNGGVFRITDGLQAKYGDKRVLDTPLAESGILGLAIGLAAEGFRPIPEIQFLSFILEGFDAVYSQLARFRYRSGNTRNMAVTIRSTFGGPVHTPELHSDSLDGILAQIPGLRVVIPSNPYDAKGLLISSIESNDPVIFLEHLRMYRSIKGEVPDEGYRVPLDKASVVREGTDVSIITYGLMVHYSLKAAEQLEKEGISVEVVDLRTISPVDMETIISSVKKTGRVIVVQESQRQAGVAGQLLSEISERAFMYLDAPVGRVTSPDTTFSFGLAEEYWLPTPADIVNKVKEVYDF, encoded by the coding sequence ATGTCTGAGAAAACTATTGCGCAAGCAGTCACAGAAGCACTTGATTACAAATTAAAAACTGATGAAAAAACTTTAATATTCGGTGAAGATGTCGGGGTCAACGGTGGAGTTTTTAGGATTACAGATGGTTTACAGGCAAAATATGGAGATAAAAGAGTATTAGATACTCCTTTAGCTGAATCAGGTATCTTGGGACTTGCTATTGGATTAGCTGCTGAAGGATTTAGACCTATCCCTGAAATTCAATTTCTAAGTTTTATTTTAGAAGGTTTCGATGCGGTATACTCTCAATTAGCTCGTTTTAGATATCGTTCAGGAAATACTCGAAACATGGCAGTTACTATACGTTCTACATTCGGAGGGCCTGTCCATACTCCTGAATTACACTCAGATAGTTTAGATGGAATTTTAGCTCAAATCCCTGGACTTCGTGTAGTAATTCCTAGTAATCCCTATGATGCAAAAGGTTTACTAATTTCTTCTATCGAAAGTAATGATCCAGTTATATTCCTAGAACATCTTAGAATGTATCGCTCAATTAAAGGCGAAGTTCCAGACGAAGGATATCGTGTACCATTAGACAAAGCAAGTGTTGTTAGAGAAGGAACAGACGTTTCAATCATTACATACGGTCTTATGGTTCACTATAGCTTAAAAGCTGCTGAACAATTAGAAAAAGAAGGTATCTCTGTTGAAGTTGTTGACCTTAGAACTATCTCTCCTGTCGATATGGAAACTATTATATCTTCTGTTAAGAAAACAGGACGTGTAATAGTAGTTCAAGAATCGCAACGTCAAGCTGGGGTTGCTGGACAACTTCTATCAGAAATTTCTGAACGTGCATTTATGTATTTAGATGCGCCTGTTGGAAGAGTTACATCACCCGATACTACATTTTCATTTGGTTTAGCCGAAGAATATTGGCTACCTACTCCAGCAGACATCGTTAATAAAGTTAAAGAAGTCTATGACTTTTAA
- the pdhA gene encoding pyruvate dehydrogenase (acetyl-transferring) E1 component subunit alpha → MKIVKQGPFTFEDSIKKPAELFPMYQVLNEDGEVTNPDLFPDISDEKLVELMKVLVFGRTYDERVIILNRQGALGNYPPAGGQEASQLATTFALEKNDFLVPTYRDIPPLLIRGLTIEQAFLWYKGHLKANQYPESLCAFSPQVIVGGQMPHAAGVAFGKRLKGENNVVLAFCGDGGSSQGDFYEGLNFAGVYNAPLITILQNNGYGISTPISKQTKAITLAQKGVAAGIASIKVDGMDPLAMYAAVTKAREYAIEHGPVLIEAFTYRLGPHTMSDDPTRYRTDEEVSSWQKKDPLIRLRKYLEKKGLWNSEIEEETIDDVKRQIKEAMVAINKAEKQKVSTFLENMFEIPTQNIKEQIEIYKQREAN, encoded by the coding sequence ATGAAAATTGTTAAACAAGGACCATTTACATTCGAAGATTCGATAAAGAAACCAGCTGAATTGTTCCCTATGTATCAAGTTCTAAACGAAGATGGTGAAGTTACTAATCCAGATTTATTTCCTGATATTAGTGATGAAAAACTAGTGGAATTAATGAAAGTTCTAGTTTTTGGTAGAACATATGACGAGAGAGTAATTATTTTAAATAGACAAGGGGCTCTAGGTAACTACCCACCTGCCGGTGGTCAAGAAGCTAGTCAATTAGCGACAACCTTCGCCCTTGAAAAAAATGATTTTCTTGTTCCTACCTATCGTGATATTCCGCCACTACTTATTCGCGGCTTAACAATAGAACAAGCTTTTTTATGGTATAAAGGTCATTTAAAAGCTAACCAATATCCTGAATCATTATGCGCCTTCTCTCCTCAAGTTATTGTAGGTGGACAGATGCCACATGCTGCTGGGGTTGCTTTTGGAAAACGACTAAAAGGGGAAAATAATGTTGTACTAGCATTTTGTGGAGATGGTGGATCTTCTCAAGGAGACTTCTATGAAGGATTAAACTTTGCTGGAGTGTATAATGCTCCTTTAATTACTATTTTACAAAATAATGGATATGGTATCTCTACTCCTATATCTAAACAGACTAAAGCAATAACTCTAGCACAAAAAGGGGTTGCTGCTGGTATTGCTAGTATAAAAGTAGATGGTATGGATCCATTAGCTATGTATGCCGCTGTAACTAAAGCACGCGAATACGCAATTGAGCATGGACCAGTTTTAATCGAAGCATTTACTTATCGTCTAGGACCACACACTATGTCAGATGATCCAACTCGTTATCGTACTGATGAAGAAGTATCATCATGGCAGAAAAAAGATCCACTAATTCGATTAAGAAAATATCTTGAGAAAAAAGGATTATGGAATAGCGAAATAGAAGAAGAAACCATCGATGATGTAAAACGTCAAATTAAAGAAGCGATGGTTGCAATAAACAAAGCTGAAAAACAAAAAGTTTCAACATTTTTAGAAAATATGTTTGAAATTCCTACCCAAAACATTAAAGAACAAATCGAGATATACAAACAAAGGGAGGCGAACTAA
- a CDS encoding S1 RNA-binding domain-containing protein, whose protein sequence is MSKVSGKVTKVESKGLYIKLENGKDAFLPKENMFIGKKKKLEEIFSVGFVIKAEEKNTKDSLVILTQKELKQVEGEKKKVEKNSKEKQNKKKNKLKTPIKKEVKEQPEIQKKQEVQEEKQEPKQETKTLKDLKKLQFIGNMKISVGKGKKSNITELSEEKEEKKEILPAPEGLLENIISTTKQAEDKFEKIKKGLQERGYLDGH, encoded by the coding sequence ATGAGTAAAGTTTCAGGAAAGGTAACAAAGGTTGAAAGTAAAGGGCTGTATATAAAACTAGAAAATGGTAAAGATGCATTTTTACCTAAGGAAAATATGTTTATAGGTAAAAAGAAAAAGTTAGAGGAAATTTTTTCAGTTGGTTTTGTTATTAAAGCTGAGGAAAAAAATACAAAAGATTCTTTAGTGATCTTAACACAAAAAGAGTTAAAACAAGTCGAAGGTGAAAAGAAAAAAGTAGAGAAAAACTCAAAAGAAAAACAGAATAAAAAGAAAAATAAGCTGAAGACGCCAATTAAAAAAGAAGTTAAAGAACAACCAGAGATTCAGAAAAAACAGGAAGTACAGGAAGAAAAACAGGAACCTAAACAGGAGACAAAAACTTTAAAAGACTTGAAAAAACTTCAATTCATAGGAAACATGAAGATTTCTGTAGGAAAAGGTAAGAAGAGTAATATTACCGAGCTGTCTGAGGAAAAAGAAGAGAAAAAAGAAATTCTACCAGCCCCAGAAGGGTTACTAGAAAATATAATCTCAACGACGAAGCAAGCTGAAGATAAGTTTGAAAAAATAAAGAAAGGTCTTCAAGAGAGAGGTTATCTAGATGGACATTAA
- the tilS gene encoding tRNA lysidine(34) synthetase TilS codes for MDINILWRKTDKIALGLSGGVDSIVLFHLLVTKYKESYKELVVFHINHGLREQSYEEAEFVENFVKNYNVKFYKKELNMNELARDSHTSEEMLARKLRYEAFEEMSSLEGGVKLITAHHKNDQVENILMRLLSGRSMDYNLMIEEQTTIGELEVYRPLLSVLKAELEQYADENNLKYYVDSTNFDTDYTRNNIRHNIVPLLKDVNAASFDNLINFSSYYQNVNTELRNKVLENKADYVIFEAEGKVALNKEKLLKNTKEEVYFLLRDILANNFSIFDVKQRALFAIIEDLKSRNNNKSYDLKNNLKIISEYNSIYIHKIEKKCYNDRIELIIDEVDINKVYTFHQSNFLITTTNNSSEVGFNKEDLPLVVTTKRDGDRIQRGKVSKKLSRLFIDEKIPKELRDKLPVIRNKDGVLGVLGINTKVNKNKKYDYYINMKG; via the coding sequence ATGGACATTAATATTTTATGGCGAAAAACTGATAAAATAGCACTAGGTCTGTCAGGAGGGGTAGATTCTATTGTTCTGTTTCATCTACTTGTAACGAAGTATAAAGAAAGCTATAAGGAACTGGTAGTATTCCATATAAATCATGGTTTAAGAGAGCAATCCTATGAAGAAGCTGAATTTGTAGAGAATTTCGTTAAAAACTATAACGTGAAGTTCTACAAAAAAGAGCTAAATATGAATGAACTGGCAAGAGATAGCCACACATCAGAGGAAATGCTCGCAAGGAAACTACGTTATGAAGCATTCGAGGAAATGTCTTCATTAGAGGGTGGAGTGAAGTTAATAACTGCGCACCATAAAAATGATCAGGTAGAAAATATTCTTATGAGACTCCTTAGCGGGCGTAGTATGGATTATAACTTAATGATAGAAGAACAGACTACTATTGGAGAGTTAGAGGTTTATCGTCCATTATTAAGTGTTTTAAAGGCTGAACTTGAGCAGTACGCTGATGAAAATAACTTGAAATACTACGTTGATTCAACAAACTTCGATACAGACTACACTAGAAATAATATAAGGCACAACATCGTACCTCTATTAAAAGATGTGAATGCTGCAAGTTTTGATAATTTAATCAATTTTTCTAGTTATTATCAAAATGTTAATACTGAATTAAGAAATAAAGTATTAGAAAACAAAGCTGACTATGTGATTTTTGAAGCAGAAGGTAAGGTCGCATTAAACAAAGAAAAATTATTAAAAAATACTAAAGAAGAAGTTTATTTCTTACTAAGAGATATATTAGCAAATAATTTTAGTATTTTCGATGTGAAACAAAGAGCGCTATTTGCAATAATAGAAGACTTAAAAAGTAGAAATAACAACAAAAGTTATGATTTAAAAAATAATTTAAAAATAATTAGCGAATATAATAGTATTTATATTCATAAAATCGAAAAAAAATGTTATAATGATAGGATAGAATTAATAATAGATGAAGTAGATATTAATAAAGTTTATACATTTCATCAGAGTAATTTTCTAATAACGACAACTAATAACTCATCAGAAGTAGGATTTAACAAGGAAGACTTACCGCTCGTAGTTACGACTAAGAGAGATGGAGATAGGATTCAAAGAGGTAAAGTTAGTAAAAAACTTTCCCGTCTTTTTATCGATGAAAAAATCCCTAAAGAACTTAGAGATAAACTTCCAGTAATTCGCAATAAAGATGGGGTTTTAGGAGTTTTAGGAATAAATACTAAAGTCAACAAAAATAAAAAATATGATTATTATATAAACATGAAAGGATAA
- the hpt gene encoding hypoxanthine phosphoribosyltransferase, with the protein MENLLKDIEKVLFTHEEIVVASKRIAKQIEEDYKDKCPVLICTLKGALPFMAELMKHIDIHVVTDFMDVSSYHGGTESSGVIKIKKDCGMDIEGRHVIIVEDIVDTGRTLKALIENLKGRNVASVACASLVDKPETRVVDVEADYIGIVSPNEFLVGFGLDYDERYRNLPYIGVLKEEIYS; encoded by the coding sequence GTGGAAAATTTATTAAAAGATATCGAGAAAGTTCTATTTACACACGAGGAAATCGTAGTTGCTAGTAAAAGAATCGCTAAACAAATTGAAGAGGATTATAAAGATAAATGTCCTGTTCTAATTTGTACATTAAAAGGCGCATTACCTTTTATGGCAGAACTTATGAAGCATATTGATATTCATGTAGTTACAGACTTCATGGATGTATCTAGTTATCACGGAGGAACTGAATCTTCTGGTGTAATTAAAATCAAAAAAGATTGTGGAATGGATATCGAAGGTCGTCACGTAATTATCGTTGAAGACATCGTAGATACAGGAAGAACTCTTAAAGCTCTTATTGAAAACCTAAAAGGAAGAAATGTTGCTTCTGTAGCATGTGCTTCACTAGTAGATAAACCTGAAACTCGTGTAGTTGATGTTGAAGCTGATTACATCGGAATAGTTTCACCAAATGAATTCCTAGTAGGGTTTGGTTTAGACTATGATGAGAGATATAGAAACTTACCTTATATCGGTGTTCTAAAAGAAGAAATTTACTCATAA